In one Candidatus Korarchaeota archaeon NZ13-K genomic region, the following are encoded:
- a CDS encoding class I SAM-dependent methyltransferase: MPRVRKCLNLGCGLDKRRSTDEEKWVNADIRPEVEPDVVMDMAETPYPFPDEEFDLVLLYDSLEHVPFGKIDDVIREIRRITKTGGKLVIKCPDLEAIALKYILNYYRNGDYRLLSYIIYGAQDYEHNFHKSGFTMKAMRNLLESHGFRVDSMRIVQETNMLVEATKV; this comes from the coding sequence GCCTTAACCTGGGATGCGGCCTGGACAAGAGGCGATCCACGGACGAGGAGAAATGGGTAAACGCCGACATCAGGCCGGAGGTGGAGCCCGACGTGGTGATGGACATGGCCGAGACCCCCTATCCATTCCCCGACGAGGAGTTCGACCTCGTGCTGCTGTACGACAGCCTGGAGCACGTGCCCTTCGGGAAGATAGACGACGTAATCAGGGAAATCAGGAGGATAACCAAGACCGGGGGGAAGCTCGTCATCAAGTGCCCGGATCTCGAGGCCATAGCGCTCAAATACATACTCAACTACTACAGGAACGGGGACTACAGGCTACTCAGCTACATAATATACGGGGCACAGGACTACGAGCACAACTTCCACAAGTCCGGGTTCACCATGAAGGCCATGAGGAACCTGCTGGAGTCCCACGGCTTCAGGGTCGACTCCATGCGGATAGTCCAGGAGACGAACATGCTGGTCGAGGCCACGAAGGTATAG